One window of the Podospora pseudopauciseta strain CBS 411.78 chromosome 4, whole genome shotgun sequence genome contains the following:
- a CDS encoding hypothetical protein (EggNog:ENOG503PR3S), translated as MCMQKDKVWLECNHRAFFRFEPCARLGHGCFGAGGDHDEVHVQDICADCKRKDPNPAAREAERVRREMELHARRAEEERVAQIKRLQIEARRRAEDAKRKQEEEALKLARRRERERRQLEKQVDNKAAKALESHKRKHEGGEEDEPKAKRQRGRVGGG; from the coding sequence ATGTGCATGCAGAAAGACAAAGTCTGGTTAGAGTGCAATCACCGCGCCTTTTTTCGCTTCGAGCCCTGCGCCAGGCTCGGCCACGGCTGCTTCGGTGCCGGCGGCGACCACGACGAGGTGCACGTGCAAGATATCTGCGCAGACTGCAAGAGAAAAGACCCCAACCCTGCCGCCCGTGAGGCcgagagggtgaggagggagatggagctgCACGCTaggagggcggaggaagAGCGTGTTGCGCAGATCAAAAGGCTTCAGATTGAGGCTAGGAGGAGGGCAGAGGATGCGAAGAGaaagcaggaggaggaagcgctcaagttggcgaggagaagggagagggaaaggcGGCAGCTGGAGAAGCAGGTTGATAATAAGGCTGCGAAAGCTCTGGAGAGCCATAAACGGAAAcatgaagggggggaggaggatgaaccGAAGGCTAAGCGacagagagggagggttggcggtggatga